The Stenotrophomonas maltophilia genome segment CGGGCTACGGCGAGACCTCGATCACCACCGCCGCGCTGCGCATGTACGCGCAGGTCGTGCACCAGGAAGCGCAGGCGCTGGGCGTGCGCGCGCAGATGCTGGAAGTCTGCAGCCCGGTGTGCACCCCGGCCAATGCGGCCAATGCCTGCATCGAGTGGCCCAGCTCGCTGCTGGTGGGTCGTCGCGTTGTGTCGCTGCTGGATGGTTGCCGCGACAACCGTGCCATCGTCCGCTGTGACAGCAGCGATGCCGAACTGCCGCGCGGCCTGCTGCACCTGGAAGTTCCCCCTTTGTGGCGCGATACCGCAGGCGTTGCTTGACCTCGACCATGGTTGAGGTCGCAGGATACGCCGCCGGTTTTTGCAACACGTTCTCATATAGCTGTACCACCCCTCCGTACGGATGCATGCCATGACTTCCCCCAATACCACCCCACATCGTTTCGGCCATCGCATTGCGATGGTCGGCGTGTCGATCCTCGCCGCAGCCGTGCTTGCGGCCTGCAGCGGCGGCCACGCCGAAGAAGCCGGTGCACCGCCGCCGCCGCAGGTCAGCGCCGCGCCGGTACTGGTCAAGCAGGTCAGCCAGTGGGACGAGTTCAGCGGCCGCGTCGAAGCGGTGCAGAGCGTTGAACTGCGCCCGCGCGTGTCCGGCTACATCGACAAGGTCAACTACGTCGAAGGCCAGGAAGTGAAGAAGGGCGAAGTGCTCTTCACCATCGACGCGCGCAGCTACCAGGCCGAGTACGATCGAGCGGCTGCCGAGCTGGCCCGCGCCCGCACCCAGGCCACGCTGGCCCGCAGCGAGTCCGAGCGCGCCAAGCGACTGTCCGAGCAGCAGGCGATCTCCACCGAGACCGCCGAACAGCGTCGCGCGGCCGCCGACCAGTCCGGTGCCGCCGTGCAGGCCGCGCAGGCTGCGCTGGACGCGGCCCGGCTCAACCTGGAGTTCACCAAGGTGCGTGCACCGATCGACGGCCGTGCCGGCCGCGCGATGGTCACCGCCGGCAACCTGGTCACCGCCGGCGACAGTGCCAGCGTGCTGACCACGCTGGTCTCGCTGGATACCGTCTTTGTCTACTTCGATGCCGACGAAAGCACCTTCCTGCGCTACGCCCAGATGGCACGCAAGGGCGAGCGCCCGAGCGAGCGTGACAGCGAACTGCCGGTGAAGGTTGGCCTGTCCGGCGAAGAGGGCTACCCGCACTCAGGCAAGGTCGACTTCCTCGACAACCAGGTCGCCCGCAGCACCGGCACCATCCGCGTCCGCGCACTGCTGGACAACGCCGACCGCCAGTTCACGCCGGGCCTGTTCGCCCGCGTGCAGCTGCTCGGCAGCGGCCAGTTCCAGGCGCTGCTGATCGATGACAAGGCCGTGCTGACCGACCAGGACCGCAAGTACGTCTACGTGGTCGACAAGGATGGCAAGGCCCAGCGCCGCGACATCCAGCTCGGTCGCACCGCTGATGGCCTGCGCATTGTCGAACACGGCCTGGCTGCGGGCGACAAGGTGATCATCGACGGCGTGCAGAAGGTCTTCATGCCGGGCATGCCGGTGCAGGCCAAGGCGGTGGCGATGCAGCCACAGCCGGCGCCGGCACCGGGCCGCGATGCCACCGCCGCCCTGAAGCACTGATCCGCGTCCCCGCTTAGCTGCCGGCGCCAGCGGCAGCCTTCCCTGCCTTCGTCATTTCGGCGAGGGGCAGGGTGGCTGTTGCCCGCCGAATGCCTTTCCCAGGAATTCCTCCATGGACTTTTCCCGTTTCTTCATCGACAGGCCGATCTTCGCGGCGGTGCTGTCGATCGTGATCTTCGCCGCAGGCCTGATCACGATTCCAATCCTGCCGATCAGCGAGTACCCGGAAGTGGTGCCGCCGTCGGTGGTCGTGCGCACGGTCTATCCGGGCGCCAACCCCAAGGTCATCGCCGAGACCGTCGCCACGCCGCTTGAAGAAGCCATCAACGGCGTCGAAGGCATGATGTACCTGAAGTCGGTCGCCGGTTCCGACGGCGTGCTGCAGATGACCGTCACCTTCCGCCCGGGCACCGACCCGGACGCAGCGGCGGTGAAGGTGCAGAACCGCGTGGCGCAGGCGCAGGCGCGCCTGCCCGAGGACGTGCGCCGGCAGGGCGTGACCACGCAGAAGCAGTCGCCGACCTTCCTGATGGTGGTGCACCTGACCTCCCCGCAAGGCAAGTACGACACCCTGTACCTGCGCAACTACGCCCGCCTGCACGTCAAGGATGCGCTGGCGCGCATTCCGGGCGTCGGTGATGCGCAGATCTTCGGTGGTGGCGACTACGCCATGCGCGCCTGGCTGGATCCGGACAAGGTGGCTTCGCGCGGCCTGACCGCCAGCGACGTGGTGCGCGCCATGCGCGAGCAGAACGTGCAGGTGTCGGCCGGCCAGCTCGGCGCCGAACCGCTGCCGGACAGCAAGTTCCTGACCCTGATCAATGCCCAGGGCCGGCTGAAGACCGAAAAGGAATTCGGCGACATCGTGCTCAAGAGCGGCACCGATGGCGAGATCGTGCGCCTGGCCGACGTGGCCCGCCTTGAACTGGGTGCCGGTGACTACACCCTGCGCTCGCAGCTGGACGGCAAGAACGCGGTCGGTATCGGCATCTTCCAGTCGCCGGGTGCGAACGCGCTGGAAATCCGTGACCAGGTCATCTCGACGATGGACGAGATGCAGAAGACCATGCCGGCCGACGTGAAGTACGAAGCGGTGTATGACACCACCATCTTCGTGCGGGACTCGATCAAGGCCGTGGTCTCCACGCTGCTGGAAGCGATCGCGCTGGTGGTGCTGGTGGTGATCCTGTTCCTGCAGACCTGGCGTGCCTCGATCATCCCGTTGATCGCCGTGCCGGTGTCGGTGGTGGGTACCTTCGCCGCGCTGTACCTGCTGGGCTTCTCGATCAATACGCTGAGCCTGTTCGGCCTGGTGCTGGCGATCGGCATCGTGGTCGACGACGCGATCGTGGTGGTGGAGAACGTCGAGCGCAACATCGAGGAAGGCCTGTCGCCCACCGCCGCGGCCCACCAGGCCATGCGCGAAGTGTCCGGCCCGATCGTGGCGATCGCGCTGGTGCTGTGTGCCGTGTTCGTGCCGATGGCGTTCCTGTCCGGTGTCACCGGCCAGTTCTACAAGCAGTTCGCGGTCACCATCGCCATCTCCACGGTGATCTCGGCGATCAACTCGCTGACCTTGTCGCCGGCCCTGGCCGCGCGCCTGCTGAAGGCCCACGGCGCACCGAAGGATGGCCCGAGCCGCCTGATCGACCGCCTGTTCGGCTGGGTGTTCCGTCCGTTCAACCGCTTCTTCAAGTCCAGCTCGGAGAAGTACGAGCGTGGCGTGGCCCGCATCCTCGGCCGACGTGGCGCGGTGTTCGTGGTCTACGCGATCCTGCTGGTCGGTACCGGCGTGATCTTCAAGCTGGTGCCGCCGGGCTTCATCCCGACCCAGGACAAGCTGTACCTGATCGCCGGCGTGAAGCTGCCGGAAGGTTCGTCGATCGCGCGTACCGATGAAATGCTGCTCAAGGTGGCCAAGATCGCCCAGGAAACCGATGGCGTGGCCCACACCATCTCGTTCCCGGGCCTGAACGCGCTGCAGTTCACCAATACGCCCAATACCGGTGTGGCGTTCATTCCGCTCAAGCCCTTCGCCGAGCGTCATGGCCGTACCGCTGCGCAGATCAATGCCGAGATCAACCAGAAGATCGCCGGCCTGCAGGAAGGCTTCGCCTTCGCGATGATGCCGCCGCCGATCCTCGGCCTGGGCAACGGCAACGGCTACCAGATGTTCATCGAGGACCGCGGCAACCTGGGCTACGGCGCGCTGCAGAATGCGGTGCAGGCGATGCAGGGCACCGTGGCGCAGACGCCGGGCATGGCCTTCCCGATTTCCAGCTACCAGGCCAACGTGCCGCAGCTGGATGCCGAGGTCGACCGCGTCAAGGCCAAGGCACAGGGCGTGCAGCTCACCGAACTGTTCGACACCCTGCAGACCTACCTGGGTTCGGCCTACGTCAACGACTTCAACCAGTTCGGCCGTACCTGGCAGGTGATCGCCCAGGCAGACGGTCCGTTCCGCGAGACGGTCGAGGACATCGGCAAGCTGCGTACCCGCAACGACCGCGGCGAGATGGTGCCGATCGGTTCGATGGTCACCATCAAGCAGACCTTCGGCCCGGACCCGGTGCTGCGCTTCAATGGCTACCCGGCAGCGGACCTGGCCGGTGAAGCCGACCCGCGTTTGCTGTCCTCGGCCGAGGCGATGACCAAGCTGACCGAGATCGCCGGCAAGGTGCTGCCGGTGGGCATGACCACCGAATGGACCGACCTGAGCTACCAGCAGGCGACCCAGGGCAAAGCCGCCTTCATCGTGTTCCCGGTGGCGATCATGCTGGCCTTCCTGGTGCTGGCCGCGCTGTACGAGAGCTGGTCGCTGCCGCTGGCGGTGATCCTGATCGTGCCGATGACCCTGCTGTCCGCGCTGTTCGGCGTCTGGCTGACCGGCGGTGACAACAACGTGTTCGTGCAGGTCGGCCTGGTGGTGCTGATGGGCCTGGCGTGCAAGAACGCGATCCTGATCGTCGAGTTCGCCAGAGAACTGGAGATGGGCGGCAAGGGAATCGTTGAAGCTGCGCTGGAAGCCTGCCGCCTGCGCCTGCGCCCGATCGTGATGACCTCCATCGCGTTCATCGCCGGCACCGTGCCGCTGGTGCTGTCGCACGGTGCAGGTGCCGAGGTGCGCTCGGTGACCGGTATCACCGTGTTCGCCGGCATGCTGGGCGTGACCCTGTTCGG includes the following:
- a CDS encoding efflux RND transporter periplasmic adaptor subunit; the encoded protein is MTSPNTTPHRFGHRIAMVGVSILAAAVLAACSGGHAEEAGAPPPPQVSAAPVLVKQVSQWDEFSGRVEAVQSVELRPRVSGYIDKVNYVEGQEVKKGEVLFTIDARSYQAEYDRAAAELARARTQATLARSESERAKRLSEQQAISTETAEQRRAAADQSGAAVQAAQAALDAARLNLEFTKVRAPIDGRAGRAMVTAGNLVTAGDSASVLTTLVSLDTVFVYFDADESTFLRYAQMARKGERPSERDSELPVKVGLSGEEGYPHSGKVDFLDNQVARSTGTIRVRALLDNADRQFTPGLFARVQLLGSGQFQALLIDDKAVLTDQDRKYVYVVDKDGKAQRRDIQLGRTADGLRIVEHGLAAGDKVIIDGVQKVFMPGMPVQAKAVAMQPQPAPAPGRDATAALKH
- a CDS encoding efflux RND transporter permease subunit is translated as MDFSRFFIDRPIFAAVLSIVIFAAGLITIPILPISEYPEVVPPSVVVRTVYPGANPKVIAETVATPLEEAINGVEGMMYLKSVAGSDGVLQMTVTFRPGTDPDAAAVKVQNRVAQAQARLPEDVRRQGVTTQKQSPTFLMVVHLTSPQGKYDTLYLRNYARLHVKDALARIPGVGDAQIFGGGDYAMRAWLDPDKVASRGLTASDVVRAMREQNVQVSAGQLGAEPLPDSKFLTLINAQGRLKTEKEFGDIVLKSGTDGEIVRLADVARLELGAGDYTLRSQLDGKNAVGIGIFQSPGANALEIRDQVISTMDEMQKTMPADVKYEAVYDTTIFVRDSIKAVVSTLLEAIALVVLVVILFLQTWRASIIPLIAVPVSVVGTFAALYLLGFSINTLSLFGLVLAIGIVVDDAIVVVENVERNIEEGLSPTAAAHQAMREVSGPIVAIALVLCAVFVPMAFLSGVTGQFYKQFAVTIAISTVISAINSLTLSPALAARLLKAHGAPKDGPSRLIDRLFGWVFRPFNRFFKSSSEKYERGVARILGRRGAVFVVYAILLVGTGVIFKLVPPGFIPTQDKLYLIAGVKLPEGSSIARTDEMLLKVAKIAQETDGVAHTISFPGLNALQFTNTPNTGVAFIPLKPFAERHGRTAAQINAEINQKIAGLQEGFAFAMMPPPILGLGNGNGYQMFIEDRGNLGYGALQNAVQAMQGTVAQTPGMAFPISSYQANVPQLDAEVDRVKAKAQGVQLTELFDTLQTYLGSAYVNDFNQFGRTWQVIAQADGPFRETVEDIGKLRTRNDRGEMVPIGSMVTIKQTFGPDPVLRFNGYPAADLAGEADPRLLSSAEAMTKLTEIAGKVLPVGMTTEWTDLSYQQATQGKAAFIVFPVAIMLAFLVLAALYESWSLPLAVILIVPMTLLSALFGVWLTGGDNNVFVQVGLVVLMGLACKNAILIVEFARELEMGGKGIVEAALEACRLRLRPIVMTSIAFIAGTVPLVLSHGAGAEVRSVTGITVFAGMLGVTLFGLFLTPVFYVALRKFVTRNGGGQLVQHGEPTIHH